A genome region from Tolypothrix sp. PCC 7712 includes the following:
- a CDS encoding carotenoid oxygenase family protein — MTTHTISTPAVEPYLDGNFAPVRQEITTDSLQVIGQLPPELAGMFVRNGPNPQWPPIGKYHWFDGDGMLHGVHISEGKATYRNRYVQTRGWKMENEAGKAIWSGFMEPPQMDNPYGPYKNTGNTALIWHAGKFLALNEGSVPHSITLPELDTIGEYTYNGKLVSAFTAHPKVDPVTGEMMFFGYSAAPPYLQYSRVSAAGELLTTVPIEIPVPVMMHDFAITENYTIFMDLPLTFSAERLYRGESMLMFESDRPSRFGVVPRSGDNSNIRWFESSPCYVFHTLNAYEEGDEVILIGCRMSSTTVLVDTDNQADPDGNIPRLHQWRFNLKTGTVREQQLDDVAAEFPRVNENLLGRQTRYGYTGKLANTPLPLFEGVIKYDFSNGKSQTYEFGKGRYGGEAVFAPRPGATTEDDGWLITFVYDESSETSELIVVNAQDITDKPVARVIIPQRVPYGFHGTWISEENIADSK; from the coding sequence ATGACAACTCACACAATTTCCACGCCAGCAGTTGAGCCGTATCTGGATGGCAATTTTGCACCAGTGCGTCAAGAAATTACCACAGATAGCTTGCAAGTTATTGGTCAATTACCGCCAGAGTTAGCAGGGATGTTTGTCCGCAATGGCCCTAATCCCCAATGGCCGCCTATTGGTAAGTACCATTGGTTTGATGGTGATGGAATGTTACATGGTGTGCATATTAGCGAGGGTAAAGCTACTTATCGCAATCGCTATGTGCAAACTAGGGGATGGAAAATGGAAAACGAAGCGGGAAAGGCTATTTGGTCGGGGTTTATGGAACCACCCCAGATGGATAATCCCTATGGCCCTTATAAAAATACTGGTAATACTGCTTTAATTTGGCACGCGGGCAAGTTTTTGGCGCTGAATGAAGGTAGTGTACCTCACAGCATCACGCTACCTGAGTTAGACACAATTGGCGAGTATACCTATAACGGTAAGTTGGTTTCTGCTTTCACAGCTCATCCCAAGGTAGATCCAGTTACAGGCGAGATGATGTTTTTTGGCTACTCCGCCGCACCGCCATATCTGCAATACAGCAGAGTTTCCGCCGCCGGGGAGTTGTTAACAACAGTGCCCATTGAAATACCTGTGCCAGTGATGATGCATGATTTTGCCATTACTGAAAACTATACGATTTTCATGGATTTACCGCTAACATTCAGCGCTGAACGATTATATCGTGGGGAATCGATGCTGATGTTTGAGAGCGATCGCCCGAGTCGCTTTGGTGTTGTTCCACGTTCCGGCGACAATAGTAATATCCGATGGTTTGAAAGTTCTCCTTGCTACGTCTTCCACACCCTAAATGCTTATGAAGAAGGCGACGAAGTAATATTGATAGGTTGTCGTATGAGTTCTACTACTGTCTTAGTGGATACAGATAACCAAGCAGACCCAGATGGTAATATTCCCCGCTTGCATCAATGGCGGTTTAACCTCAAAACCGGAACTGTGCGCGAACAACAATTAGATGATGTGGCGGCGGAATTTCCCCGCGTCAACGAAAACTTATTAGGGCGACAAACCCGCTATGGCTACACTGGTAAGTTAGCGAATACTCCCTTACCTCTGTTTGAAGGCGTAATTAAATACGACTTCAGCAATGGGAAATCTCAAACTTATGAATTTGGTAAGGGACGCTATGGTGGTGAAGCTGTATTTGCACCACGTCCGGGAGCAACTACTGAAGATGATGGCTGGCTAATTACTTTTGTTTACGATGAAAGCTCAGAAACTTCTGAATTAATCGTAGTGAATGCTCAAGATATTACAGATAAACCTGTAGCACGGGTCATCATTCCTCAACGTGTACCTTATGGATTTCATGGTACTTGGATTTCTGAGGAAAATATAGCAGATTCAAAATAG